TGTATTTTTGACCAAGGTCTGAAAGAATTTCTGATACGGTTCTTATCACGATTTCCTCCAATAACTATAAAAATAATATATTAACTGGAGAAAATCAAGTGATTTTCGTTTTTTTTGCTTAATAGGCTACCCTTCGCCACATAGTCTCTTGCCGAGTTCGTAGGCTTTTTCCAGATCCTTGGGGAATTGCGTTTCCCGTATTTGCGCCTTGTGGGTTTCGTCAATTTGCGCCGCATCGTATTTGGCGTAGTCGTGGAACTGGTAGGTGTCGAAGGAGTAAAGGATTTCGGTCGGGCCGAATATTCCAAGGTTCTTTGCGCCTGCATCCATCAAGATATCGTAGGCGTTGGCCTTGTACATCTGCAAATCGGGGCAGTTCATGGTGAAAATGGATGCCGAGCGTTTGGGCTTGTTCACCACAGGCTGCATAAAGTTCGAATAGTTTACGGCCGGGAAGATGAGCCTTTCCGTAAAGGCGCGAAGTCCGGCGGTGGGGTACCCGCAATAGACCGGCGAACCGCAAATCAATACGTCGGCTTCTACGGCCCTTTCGAGAATGGGCTGCAAGCCGTCCTTGAAAGAACACACGCCCTTGCGGCCACCCTTGACCTTGCAGGCAAAGCAGCTCATGCAGCCTTTGTAAACCAGGTCGCGGTCGTAAAGGTTTACCATTTCCACCTCGGCACCAGCGTCTTTCGCTCCTTCCATGGCGCGGTTCAGGAGTTTGGCCGTGTTGCCGTTCTTTCGGGGGCTCCCGTTGATAAACATTGCCTTGATCATATTACAGAGTCCTCTTCTTGTTGCGGATTTTGGTCAGCTTGTCCATGTCGAAATGGTCGATGCCGTATTGCAGAGAATCTAGAATTTCTTTTTTGCGGGCAAGGAACGGTCCGCTCAAATTCATGGACGACGTGTGGTGCGCATTGAGTTCGCAGTCGCAGGTCAGGCGCTCCAGGAAAAGTTTCAGTTCCTGCATCAGCTCGCGTTCCGTAAGCGGCGTGAATTCCCCGCGGCGGGCTTCTTCCAGGAGCGGCGTCCCGGGGAACAGCGTGAGTCCGCCGGTGCCTACCAGCATGGGCTTCAACTGGTTGAAAATCTCCGCCGTGTGGATAGCGTGGTTTTCGCTGTACTCGCGGCCCGCCACGCCGTTCAGGAAGGTGACCCAATACTGGATTCCTGCTTCTTCCAGCTTGTGGCATTGCTCCAGAATATCTTCGGGGGCGTAGCCCTTGTTGATTCGCTTCAGCGTCCAGGCGTCGCCGCTTTCTACGCCAAGGGAAATCTCGTTCACGCCGATATCGCGCAGGTTGCGCAACTGCTCCACGGTCTTGTTTTTCAGGTCAGAGACCCGTGTTGCCGTGTACATGTGCTCCAGTTCGGGCAGATACTTTTTGATAAGTTCCAGCCGGGGCATGAGCCTGTCGTAGGCGGGGGCCAGCGGGTTTGCGCTCAGCAGCTGGATGGTCTTTGCGTGAGGGTCGTCGGCACGGAGCTCGCGCAGGTCTTCTTCCAGCAGGTCCATGGGCTGCATGCGGAAGGACACGTCCTTGTACATGGTGCAGAACTTGCAACTATTGTGGGTGCAGCCCTGCGTAATCTGGATGAGGGGCCACGTGGGCCAGTAGGGGTTCCTGTAAACGGGTTCGGTAAAATGCATATCTTTTTCCTTTTCTTGTCGGTTATAAGATATGCTCTATTCTGAAAATCCGTATCGTTACTTACCGTTTGGTAAGTGGCCGCCCAGTATGACTCGCCGGTGTTCCGCGCCCCATTCTGTCATGCGGTAAACGATGATGTAAAGCTTTTTGCCGTGCTCGGTCACGCGGTATTCGACGCGGGGCGGGTAGCCGTAGCATTCGAACTTTTCGAGCAGCTTCCGCAGAGGATTGCCGTGAGAATCTCGACGGTCCATTTGCTACGCAGGACGTCCATGGTGTCGCCGATGGACATCACCTCGCGGCAGAGCGTCTTGGAATCCTTGACCGTGATTTCGCTTATGATTTTTTCGATGTTGTCTGAATTTTCGGGCATTTCAGTAGAAATATAACACTTTTGTAAATTCCAGGAACGGGCGGGGGAACGCCCATAAAGCCTTGACGTGATGTTTTCACTATGCGTTTCACGCATACTGAGCATGAAAAAATGGTATTTTGCAGCGTTTGCGCATTTATTTATATTAAGGGCGTAGATAGAAAAGGAACAAACCATGAAACTAGGGACGATTATGACGATGCTTGGTATGGGTGCGGTGCTTGCCGCGTGTGATTGCTGCCCGCAGGGCGAGGCAAAGGCGCTTTCGCAGGACAAGGAACTGCGTGCCGTGATGGACAACTTCACGCAGAACGAGGTTCCGGCGGCGACTCCGCTTGTGGAAAAGCGCGAGGTGGAGTTGATTCGCCTTGTGTCGCTTGTGACGCAGCAGTCGGGCGCTCTTTTGCAAGAGGAAGTGGCGACGGCGCTTGCGCAGGGGCTTACTCCCGAAGAGATTCTCGAGGCGATTTACCAGTGCGCCCCTTACACCGGGTTCCCGCGGACGGTGGATGCGGTTGAAATTGCCCGCGGCGTGTTCAAGGCGAAGAATGTGAAGGTGGACGAGAACCGTGGGACGGTGACGGCGCAGTCCCGCCTGGAGGCGGGTGCCGACGCGCAGGGAACGCTGTTCGGCCAGAGTTTCCGCGACATGGCGAAGAACGGCAAGAGCGGTATGCCGACTATCAATTACTTCTTGGCGAGCAACTGCTTTGGCGATTACTACACCCGCAAGGGGCTCGACCTGAATACCCGCGAACTCTTGACGATGGCGATTCTCGTGAACTTGGGAACGGAACCGCAGCTCAAGGCGCAT
Above is a window of Fibrobacter sp. UWH4 DNA encoding:
- a CDS encoding flavodoxin family protein; translation: MIKAMFINGSPRKNGNTAKLLNRAMEGAKDAGAEVEMVNLYDRDLVYKGCMSCFACKVKGGRKGVCSFKDGLQPILERAVEADVLICGSPVYCGYPTAGLRAFTERLIFPAVNYSNFMQPVVNKPKRSASIFTMNCPDLQMYKANAYDILMDAGAKNLGIFGPTEILYSFDTYQFHDYAKYDAAQIDETHKAQIRETQFPKDLEKAYELGKRLCGEG
- a CDS encoding winged helix-turn-helix transcriptional regulator — its product is MDRRDSHGNPLRKLLEKFECYGYPPRVEYRVTEHGKKLYIIVYRMTEWGAEHRRVILGGHLPNGK
- a CDS encoding carboxymuconolactone decarboxylase family protein, translating into MKLGTIMTMLGMGAVLAACDCCPQGEAKALSQDKELRAVMDNFTQNEVPAATPLVEKREVELIRLVSLVTQQSGALLQEEVATALAQGLTPEEILEAIYQCAPYTGFPRTVDAVEIARGVFKAKNVKVDENRGTVTAQSRLEAGADAQGTLFGQSFRDMAKNGKSGMPTINYFLASNCFGDYYTRKGLDLNTRELLTMAILVNLGTEPQLKAHIGANLKIRPADYVEQAIYNCLPYCGYPRTLNALRLLKEAVAETKVAAVAKSMPGKDWSVFPVGKPNDAYAKYFVGKSYLDMISKEQVGVGNVTFEPACRNNWHIHHAKKGGGQILIATAGRGYYQEWGKPAVELKPGDVVNIPAGVKHWHGAAPDSWFQHLAIEVPGEGTSNEWLEPVSDEDYGKLK
- a CDS encoding radical SAM protein, which encodes MHFTEPVYRNPYWPTWPLIQITQGCTHNSCKFCTMYKDVSFRMQPMDLLEEDLRELRADDPHAKTIQLLSANPLAPAYDRLMPRLELIKKYLPELEHMYTATRVSDLKNKTVEQLRNLRDIGVNEISLGVESGDAWTLKRINKGYAPEDILEQCHKLEEAGIQYWVTFLNGVAGREYSENHAIHTAEIFNQLKPMLVGTGGLTLFPGTPLLEEARRGEFTPLTERELMQELKLFLERLTCDCELNAHHTSSMNLSGPFLARKKEILDSLQYGIDHFDMDKLTKIRNKKRTL